The Rubrobacter naiadicus DNA segment CTGCTCCTCGGTCGCCTCGTCGCTGAGACGCATAGGCGGCCGGGACGACCGTTCCTCCCGGTGCATGTGTGTTCTCTCCTTTCGTCCGTTGCCGCTTCTTACGGATATCCTTCCCGGTCTGGATAAAACCGGGATGAAGCTCGGTTAAGCCGGGATAAAGAGGAGATTAAGCTGGCTTAAACTCATCCGTTCGTGCCGCCGGGTTGGCTTCGGGAGACGAGATCATTTCTTGCGTCGAATCGCTATGTGCAGCTCCCTGAGCTGCTCCTCGGTGACCGGGGAGGGGGCATCCATCATCTCGTCGCGGGCAGCCTGGGTCTTTGGGAAGGCCATCACCTCGCGTATGTTCGGCTCGTCGCGCAGCACCATGACGAGCCGGTCTATCCCCGGTGCTATCCCGCCGTGCGGCGGTGCCCCGTAACGGAAGGCCCTCAGGATGGCCCCGAAGCGGCGCTCGGCCTCTTCTCTGTGTATCCCGATCACGTCGAAGACCTTCTGCTGCAGGTCCGGGCGGTGGATCCTGATGCTCCCGGAGGCGAGTTCGACCCCGTTGGCGACCAGGTCGTAGAGCTGCCCGGTGACCTTCAGGGGGTCGCTCTCGAGCAGAGGGATGTCCTCCTCGCGCGGCATGGTGAACATGTGGTGCATCGGCTCGATGCGTTTCTCTTCCTCGTTGTACTCGAAGAGGGGGAAGTCCGTAATCCAGCAGAACGCGAGCTCGTCTTTGTCTACCAGACCGAGCCGGTCGCGCAGGTGGAGCCTGAGGCGGCTGAGGCTCTCGAAAACGACCGGGTCCCGATCGGCGACGAAGAACAGCCAGTCTCCTTCCCCGGCGCCGAGCTTCTCGCGCAGGATGCGCTGCTCTTCCCCGGAGAAGAACTTGGCGATCGGGCCCGAGAGTCCATCGCGGGTGACCCTGAAGTGGGCGAGCCCGCGCGCCCCGCCCTCGGAGGCGACGGCGGTGAGCTCGTCCATCTCGCGTCGGGTGAGGTCGCCGAGTCCGGGGACCGAGATGCCGCGCACCGACCCGCCGGATTCCACCGCCCCCCGGAAGACTTTGAACTCGCTCGTTCGAGCCACCTCGGAGACGTCGGCGAGCTCGAGCCCGAAGCGTACGTCCGGCTTGTCGGTCCCGAAGCGACGCATCGCCTCGGCGTAGGTGAGGCGGGGGAAGGGCTTGCTGGCGAGGCGCTTGTCGGTCAGCTCCTCGACTATCCCGGTGTAGAGCTCCTCGATGAGCTCCAGCACCTCGTCCTGGGTAGTGTAGCTCATCTCCAGATCGAGCTGGGTATGCTCCGGCTGACGGTCGCCGCGCTGGTCCTCGTCGCGCAGGGCGCGGGCGATCTGGAAGTAGCGCTCGAAGCCGGCGACCATCAGAAGCTGCTTGAACTGCTGCGGGGATTGGGGCAGGGCGTAGAACTCCCCGGGGTACAGGCGGGAGGGGACGAGGTAGTCGCGGGCCCCTTCCGGGGTGGAGGCGGTCAGAAGCGGCGTCTCTATCTCGACGAAGTCCCTCTCGGAGAGGTAGTCCCGGATGTACTTGACGACCCGGTGTCGGAAGATGATGTTCTCCTTCATCCGCTCGTGGCGCAGATCCAGGTAGCGGTAGCGCAACCGGAGCAGCTCGTCTACCGGACGCTCGCGGTCGATCTCGAATGGGGGGGTCTCGGAGGTGTTCAGGATCTCCAGCGAGGTGGCTTCTACTTCGATCTCCCCGGTCGGGAGTTCGGGGTTCTCGTTGCCCTCCGGTCGCCTCCTCACGGTCCCCGACACCGAGATCGACCACTCCGGTCTCAGGCGCTCGGCGGCCTCGAAGGCCTCGCCGTGTTCGGGGTCGAAGACTACCTGCGTTATCCCCCAGCGATCGCGCAGGTCTATGAAGATGAGCCCGCCGTGGTCCCGCCTGCGGTTCACCCAGCCGGCGAGCCGCACCTGCCTTCCCGCGTCGTCGGCCCGCAGCTCGCCGGCCGTGTGCGTCCTGTAGGGGTTCGCGCTCCCGATGGCGTGGTCTTCGCTCCGCAACGTCTCTCCTCTCGGTTTTCTACTTCCTTCGGTGGTCAAATAACAGATCGTAACGCATCTCCGGCGCTTCCGTCCCGGCGTCTTCGCGGGTGATCTCGCTTCACCCTGGGTTAAAATCAGGCTCGTATGCGTGATCGGGTGTCTCGTGGGGGAGAGGAGAGCTGAGAAGCCGGTTGTTCAGCCTTGTGTTGGCCTCGCTCGTGTTCCCGCTGCTCCTCGCGGGTTGCGGGGGGAATTCGAAGGGGGCTTCGTCCCCGGTCTCTGGTTCCTCTTCCCGGGCGAGCGCTCCTTCTTCGTCGTCGATCCACTCCTCCGGAGCCCCGCGAACCGGTACCGCGTTCGTGCTCAACGAGAGCCAGCCGGTACCCAAGAGTTTCAAGCTCGCCTACGGGCGCAAGGAGCCCATCGTGGTGCTCTTCTACGAGAAGGGTCAGAACCCGTTCTACCCGCAGGGGCTTGCGGTGGACTCGGCGGTGAGATCGTACCTGGAGAGCCTGGAGGGCCGCTATCGGGGGATCGGTTACTTCGCCTACGACATAAACGACCCGCAGGGCTACGGCTCGCTCGCCGCCCAGCTCGGCATCGGATACACCCCGTCCGTGACCTTGCTCGCTCCGAGCGGCGGGCACTACGTGATACGCGGCGTCTACACCGGGTACGTGCCACGGACTCTGCTCGCGCAGGCTCTCTACGATCTCTCCGCTTCTCGCGGAGCCTGAGGAAGTGACTGCAAAACCGGCTTCCTGCGTTAAACTAGCCGTGATGCAGGGCAACGGCGTCTACCTCGACTACGCGGCGACCTCCCCGCTCGACGAACGGGTTCTGCAGGCCATGCTTCCCTATCTGAGGGAGCCCGCCGGCAACCCCTCCTCCCTGCACTCCTTCGGTGCGAGCGCCTCGGAGGCGATCGAGGAGGCGAGGGGGAAAGTCGCGGCGATGATCGGCGCGTCCCCCGAAGAAGTGATCTTCACCTCCGGCGGCACCGAGTCGGACAATTTGGGCGTCCTGGGGCTGGCCCGATCCGATCCCGGAAAGCGCCACGTCGTCGTCTCGCCCGTCGAGCACGCGGCGGTGCGCGAGTGCGTCGCGAGCCTGGAACATGAGGGATATGAGATAAGCCGCCTGGCGGTGGACGGCCACGGCAGGGTCGACCCCGGGGACGTCGAGCGCGCGCTGCGCCCCGACACCGCGCTCGTCGCGGTGATGTGGGCGAACAACGAGGTCGGGACCGTGGAACCCGTGGAGGAGATAGCGCGGGTGTGCGCGGAGCGTGGTGTGCCGCTGCACGTGGACGCGGTGCAGGCCGCGGGCCGGCTCCCGATGGACACGGGGCGGGTGCCGCTCTCGACGCTCGCGCTCTCCTCGCACAAGCTCTACGGCCCGCAGGGCGTCGGGGCCCTGTACGTTCGTGAAGGGGTGCGCCTGGAGCCGGTGGTCCACGGCGGGGGACAGGAGCGGGGCCTGAGGAGCGGCACGGAGAACGTCGCCGGGATAGTCGGCTTCGGCGAGGCCGCCCGGCTCGCCGGGCTCGAGAGGGAGCAGCGTGTGCGCCACGAGAGGGAGCTGCGGGACCTGCTGATCGCCGGGGTGAGCGAGATCCCCGGTGTCCATCTCCGTGGACACCCCGAGGAGAGGCTCCCGAACAACGTCCACCTGACCGTCGAGGGGGTCGAGTCGGAGAGCCTGGTTTTGATGCTCGACGCCCTCGGTTACGCCATCGGGCGCGGGTCGGCCTGCGCCTCGAGCGGGCACAAGGCATCCCCGGTCCTGCTCGCGATGGGGATAACGGAAGAGGAGGCGTTTTCGGCGGTGCGGGTAACGGTGGGCAAGGATACCTCCCGCGAGGACGTGAGCGGCTTCGTCGGAGCCTTCCGCGAGGCGGTCGAACGGCTCAGGGAGCTCTCGCCGGTCCGTGTGAGGTAGAGAGGAGTATATGCCCGAGCGCTACAGGCCAGAGGTCATAGAGCATCTCGTGCACCCGCAGGGGGTCGGTGAGGTTAATCAGCCGGACGGGTGCGGGGAAGCGGGCGACGCCGCCTGTGGCGACGTGGCCCGCTTCACGCTGCGGGTCGAGGACAGCCGCCTCTCCGAAGTGTGTTACAAGGTCTACGGCTGCGCGGCGTGCGTCGCCGCCGGGTCCGCGCTCGTCGGCCTCGTGCGCGGACGGCACCTGCTCGAAGCGGCGCGCGTCTCGAGGGCGGACGTCGAGGAGGTTCTCGGCGGACCGCTCCCGGATGGCAAGGAGCACGCGCTAACGCTCGTCATCGACGCCCTGCACAGGGCATTCGAAGATTATCTCGATCACCGGGCGGACGTCCTGCTCGGCGGAGGATACACCGACGGCTCCGCCGGTGAGGAGGGAACCGTCGTCGCGGCGATGAGCGGGGGGGTGGACTCCGCGGTCACCGCGCTGCTTCTGAAGGAGGCCGGCTACCGGGTCGCCACCGTGACCTTCCGGCTGCACGACGGGGAGCCGGGCAGCCGCTCGTGCTGCTCCCCCGATACCGTGCTCTTCGCGCGGGAGACGGCGCACCGCATGGGGCTGCCCCACTTCACGCTCAACCTCAAGCGCCTCTTCGAGCGCCGGGTGCTCAGCGACTTCGTGGGTTCCTACGCCGCCGGACGTACTCCGAACCCCTGCGTCGCCTGCAACGCCCACGTCAAGTTCCACGCTGCGGCCTTCCTCGCGGACATGCTGGGGTTCAGGCACATCGCCACCGGACACTACGCCCGCGTGGCCGAGACCCCGTACGGTCCCGCGCTGGCACGTCCGAAGGATGAGAGAAAGGACCAGACCTACGTCCTCTGGCCGGTGCCCGAAAAGCTGCTTCGGCGAACGGTCTTCCCGCTCGGAGACTACGAGAAGAGTGAGGTGAGGGCTATCGCGGCGGACCGGGAGCTCGCCGTCGCCCACACGCCCGAGAGCCAGGACATCTGTTTCATACCCGACGGCGATTACCGCCGCTTCGTGCGCGAGCGGGTGACGAGCGGACCAGGGGAGGTCGTGGACCGCAGCGGTCGGGTGCTGGGGCGTCACGGGGGGATCGAGAACTTCACGGTGGGACAGCGCCGGGGGCTCGGCGTCTCCACGTCCACGCCGCTCTACGTGACCGAGGTACGTCCGGAGCGCAGGCAGGTCGTCGTGGGACGCAAGAGGGACCTGCTGGTGCGGGAGATCCTGGTCGGGGAGACGAACTGGTTCATGGACCCGTCGGAGGCGGACTCCGTGCAGGTCCGCTACAACGGATCGCAGCTGCCGTGTCGGGTCGACCGGGATGGAGAGCGCTGGCTCGTGCGACTCGAGGAGCCGGCGGCGGCGGTCGCCCCCGGACAGTCCGCCGTTTTCTATGCCGGAGAGCGGGTGGTCGGGGGAGGTGTGGTCCTCCGGCGCGGCTAGGAGCGGTGGGCGCCGGGTTGAGGTGCGTTTATAATCCTGGGCGGGATCCGCGTTCTTCCTGGAGGCGTTTTCGAGAAGGGGGTGTAGGTTCCAGCGCCGACCCGATGGCCGATACTCCACCGGTTTCACCGGAGCCGAGGACTCTCGTATGCCGGAGGGGGATCGTGGCGAAGCGAAAGATCGACCTCCCGAAGAGGAGGGGATGGTGTGATCGAGAGAAAAGCGCATGAGTACACGTACCTCAAGCTACCGCCGGAGAGGGAGCTGAGATCCTGCGTCGGGCTGGTGCTCGCCGGCATGGCGGCGAGGGCCCGGATAGGGGTCGGCAACCTCGACGAGGCGATCGATCTTCTCGAAGGGTTCCACTCCGAGAGTGGCCCGACTCGCTTCAGGTTCTTTCTTGACGAGGATCGGGTGGTCGCGGAGGTCGAGGATTCCTCGCACCCCGGGAGCTGGCGCCCGGTGGTAGAGCTGGTGTCGTGAGCGAGCGGAAGCATCGCAGGCCGGACAAAGCGCGCACCCGCAGGCTGCTCGTCCGCTACCACAAGGAGGGTGACCGGCGAGCCCGCGAGCAGGTGATAGAGGAGCAGCTGCCGCTGGTCGAGTTCCTCGCCCGCCGCTTCGCCGGGAGGGGGGAGCCGATAGACGACCTGGTGCAGGTCGGGTCGGTCGGGCTGGTGAAGGCCGTGGACCGCTTCGACGTGGACCGCAACATCGAGTTCTCGACCTACGCCACCCCGAACATCCTCGGTGAGATAAAGCGCTATTTCCGGGACAAAGGCTGGGCGATGCGGGTGCCGCGCGGGTTGCAGGAGCTGCGGCAGTCGGCCAAAGAGATGATCCGGGAGGAGACCGTCAAGACCGGGCGCTCGCCGACGATGCAGGAGCTCGCCGAGAGGCTCGATGCCGACGTCGAGAGCGTCGCCGAGGCGCTCACGCTGGGCCGGGCGTACAACACGACGAGCCTGGACGCGCCGGTGAACCAGGAGGAGTCGGAGGGGGATACGCTGCTCGACCTGCAGTCCGAGGAGAGCTCGCCGATCGAGGGGGTGGAGGACAGGATCCTGCTGGAGTCCGCCATGGAGGGTCTGGACGAGCAGCAGCAGAGGATACTCAGGCTCCGTTTCAACGAGGGCAAGACGCAGACCGAGATCGCGAGGGACATCGGGGTGAGCCAGATGCACGTCTCGCGGCTCCTCCGGCGGGCGATAGACGACCTCAGGCGTGAGCTCGAGTCGCTAGAAAAGCAGAGCTAGGCCGGTACAATACCCGCAGGATGCAGAGCAGAGAGATAAGACGAAGGTTCCTGGACTACTTCGCCGGCAAGGGGCACAAGGTCTACCCGAGCTGGCCCCTCATCCCGCAGAACGATCCGACCGTGCTCCTGACGACCGCCGGGGTACAGCAGTTCATCCCCTACTTCCTCGGTCAGGAAAAACCCCCCACACCCCGGGCCGTGAGCGTGCAGAAGTGTTTCCGCACGCAGGATCTCGAAGACGTGGGCGACGCCTCGCACCTGACGTTCTTCGAGATGCTCGGCAACTTCTCCTTCGGAGACTACTTCAAGGAGGAGGCCATACGCTTCGCGTGGGAGTTCCTCACGCAGGAGCTTGGGCTTCCTCCGGAGAGGCTCTGGGTGACGATCTTCGAGGGGGACGAGGACGCTCCCGAGGATCTCGAGGCCAGGGAGCACTGGATGTCCGTCGGGGTGCCGGAGGAGAAGATCTTCGGGTTGCCCAAGAGCGAGAACTGGTGGGGTCCCGTGGGCGAGACCGGTCCCTGCGGACCGTGCTCGGAGGTCTACTACGACTACGGCGAGGAGTACGGGCGCGGCGATCCGCTCGAAGATGCCAGGTACGGCCCCGGCGGGGAGGAGGGAGATTCGCGCTTCCTCGAGGTTTGGAACCTCGTCTTCAACCAGTACGAGAAGCGCAAGGACGGCTCTCTCGTCCCGCTCTCCCAGAAGGGGATAGACACCGGTATGGGCCTCGAGAGGATCACCGCCGTCTGCCAGGGCGTGCGCTCGGTCTACGAGACCGACCTCTACGCTCCCGTGCTCGAGAAGGTGCGCGAGTACACCGGCGTCTCCCTCGGGGACGGCGAGGAGACCGACCGTTCGCTGCGCATCCTCGCCGACCACGCCCGCAGCATGGCCTTCCTCGTCGCGGACGGCGTCCGGCCCGGCAACCAGCGTCGGGAGTACGTTCTCAGACGCATAATACGCCGGGCGACGCGGGAGGGGTACGCCAGGCTCGGCCTGGGGCCGGAGCAGATCGCGAGCCTCGCCGGTGAGGTCGTGGGGTACATGGGCGGGTTCTACTCGGAGCTCGAGCGGGCGCGGGAGGACATCCTCCGGGTCGTCGAGGTGGAGGCGCGGAGGTTCGTCGAGATCTACGACTCCGGGATGCGGACGCTTGAGGAGGAGATCTCGCGGCTCGATGGCGGCAACTTCCCTGGGGAGGTCGCCTTCACGCTGCACGACACCTATGGTTTTCCGGTCGAGATCACGCGGGAGGTTCTGGCCGAGCGCGGCATCTCGCTTGATGAGGCCG contains these protein-coding regions:
- the aspS gene encoding aspartate--tRNA ligase; protein product: MGSANPYRTHTAGELRADDAGRQVRLAGWVNRRRDHGGLIFIDLRDRWGITQVVFDPEHGEAFEAAERLRPEWSISVSGTVRRRPEGNENPELPTGEIEVEATSLEILNTSETPPFEIDRERPVDELLRLRYRYLDLRHERMKENIIFRHRVVKYIRDYLSERDFVEIETPLLTASTPEGARDYLVPSRLYPGEFYALPQSPQQFKQLLMVAGFERYFQIARALRDEDQRGDRQPEHTQLDLEMSYTTQDEVLELIEELYTGIVEELTDKRLASKPFPRLTYAEAMRRFGTDKPDVRFGLELADVSEVARTSEFKVFRGAVESGGSVRGISVPGLGDLTRREMDELTAVASEGGARGLAHFRVTRDGLSGPIAKFFSGEEQRILREKLGAGEGDWLFFVADRDPVVFESLSRLRLHLRDRLGLVDKDELAFCWITDFPLFEYNEEEKRIEPMHHMFTMPREEDIPLLESDPLKVTGQLYDLVANGVELASGSIRIHRPDLQQKVFDVIGIHREEAERRFGAILRAFRYGAPPHGGIAPGIDRLVMVLRDEPNIREVMAFPKTQAARDEMMDAPSPVTEEQLRELHIAIRRKK
- a CDS encoding cysteine desulfurase family protein, which produces MQGNGVYLDYAATSPLDERVLQAMLPYLREPAGNPSSLHSFGASASEAIEEARGKVAAMIGASPEEVIFTSGGTESDNLGVLGLARSDPGKRHVVVSPVEHAAVRECVASLEHEGYEISRLAVDGHGRVDPGDVERALRPDTALVAVMWANNEVGTVEPVEEIARVCAERGVPLHVDAVQAAGRLPMDTGRVPLSTLALSSHKLYGPQGVGALYVREGVRLEPVVHGGGQERGLRSGTENVAGIVGFGEAARLAGLEREQRVRHERELRDLLIAGVSEIPGVHLRGHPEERLPNNVHLTVEGVESESLVLMLDALGYAIGRGSACASSGHKASPVLLAMGITEEEAFSAVRVTVGKDTSREDVSGFVGAFREAVERLRELSPVRVR
- the mnmA gene encoding tRNA 2-thiouridine(34) synthase MnmA, yielding MPERYRPEVIEHLVHPQGVGEVNQPDGCGEAGDAACGDVARFTLRVEDSRLSEVCYKVYGCAACVAAGSALVGLVRGRHLLEAARVSRADVEEVLGGPLPDGKEHALTLVIDALHRAFEDYLDHRADVLLGGGYTDGSAGEEGTVVAAMSGGVDSAVTALLLKEAGYRVATVTFRLHDGEPGSRSCCSPDTVLFARETAHRMGLPHFTLNLKRLFERRVLSDFVGSYAAGRTPNPCVACNAHVKFHAAAFLADMLGFRHIATGHYARVAETPYGPALARPKDERKDQTYVLWPVPEKLLRRTVFPLGDYEKSEVRAIAADRELAVAHTPESQDICFIPDGDYRRFVRERVTSGPGEVVDRSGRVLGRHGGIENFTVGQRRGLGVSTSTPLYVTEVRPERRQVVVGRKRDLLVREILVGETNWFMDPSEADSVQVRYNGSQLPCRVDRDGERWLVRLEEPAAAVAPGQSAVFYAGERVVGGGVVLRRG
- a CDS encoding SigB/SigF/SigG family RNA polymerase sigma factor, which encodes MSERKHRRPDKARTRRLLVRYHKEGDRRAREQVIEEQLPLVEFLARRFAGRGEPIDDLVQVGSVGLVKAVDRFDVDRNIEFSTYATPNILGEIKRYFRDKGWAMRVPRGLQELRQSAKEMIREETVKTGRSPTMQELAERLDADVESVAEALTLGRAYNTTSLDAPVNQEESEGDTLLDLQSEESSPIEGVEDRILLESAMEGLDEQQQRILRLRFNEGKTQTEIARDIGVSQMHVSRLLRRAIDDLRRELESLEKQS